Proteins from one Telopea speciosissima isolate NSW1024214 ecotype Mountain lineage chromosome 1, Tspe_v1, whole genome shotgun sequence genomic window:
- the LOC122648804 gene encoding non-specific lipid transfer protein GPI-anchored 25 has protein sequence MVDVMILVRIPAARDLQGETILALLLTFLVIVPTSPTEVCFNELTALSPCLPFISSPPNNLSSSIPPLCCDVFSSTFNTSGAVCYCYLLSQPLLLGFPLNTSRILSLSSLCSSNNSTTSTTTAASLEHLCEGSPILPPLQYTTGSENSSAPFMNLPPESNASSPTPPTLGVDSPRMKPVNNRGPLLQPGIVLFLVPIFTSMWYLIHQTFFINSLVLWTQFESDLAVTVD, from the exons ATGGTGGATGTGATGATTCTGGTTCGGATACCGGCGGCGAGGGATCTGCAGGGAGAGACCATACTTGCTCTGCTTCTCACGTTTCTGGTAATTGTACCTACCTCTCCAACCGAAGTCTGTTTCAACGAGCTAACGGCACTGTCCCCTTGCCTTCCTTTTATCTCATCGCCGCCCAACAATCTCTCCTCCTCAATCCCTCCTCTCTGTTGCGATGTTTTCTCTTCCACCTTTAACACCTCCGGCGCTGTCTGTTACTGTTACCTCCTCAGCCAACCTTTGCTCCTCGGCTTCCCTCTCAATACTTCGAGGATCCTATCGCTATCATCTCTTTGTTCTTCCAACAACTCCACTACTTCAACAACAACCGCGGCATCTCTGGAACATCTCTGCGAAG GGTCTCCAATTTTGCCTCCTCTTCAGTACACAACAG GCTCTGAAAATTCTTCAGCCCCTTTCATGAACTTGCCACCAGAATCGAATGCAAGTTCCCCTACACCACCAACACTTGGGGTAGATTCACCAAGAATGAAGCCAGTTAACAACAGGGGCCCTCTGCTTCAACCTGGAATTGTGCTCTTTCTTGTTCCCATCTTCACCAGTATGTGGTACTTGATTCATCAAACTTTTTTCATAAACTCTTTGGTGCTGTGGACCCAATTTGAGAGCGATCTTGCTGTCACTGTGGATTAA
- the LOC122644392 gene encoding non-specific lipid transfer protein GPI-anchored 5-like has protein sequence MGAEKGMEMGLLVTLIAAVTTMMLWVGGAAQSSGCTNVIVSMAPCLNYITGSSSNPSSSCCQQLASVVQSQPQCLCKVLNGGSSVTAALGISINQTLALALPGACNVKTRPVSACNVVNGPSSSPATESPVGSPISSSTVPKESSDGNTDSTTTTPVSNTPSGIGSKAEPSTGMDTSEGTRIITKSPLHLVVLVLFIMLASFASTLTSL, from the exons ATGGGTGCAGAGAAAGGGATGGAGATGGGTTTACTAGTCACATTAATAGCTGCTGTAACAACAATGATGCTCTGGGTGGGAGGTGCGGCTCAATCATCAGGTTGCACAAATGTGATCGTTAGCATGGCACCTTGTCTCAACTACATTACTGGTAGTTCATCAAACCCATCTTCCTCTTGCTGCCAACAGCTTGCGAGCGTGGTTCAATCGCAGCCACAATGTCTCTGCAAAGTGCTTAATGGTGGTAGTAGTGTAACTGCAGCATTGGGCATTTCCATTAATCAAACACTTGCTCTGGCACTCCCTGGTGCTTGTAATGTCAAGACTCGACCAGTTAGTGCTTGCAATG TTGTTAATGGACCATCAAGTTCCCCGGCGACAGAATCTCCGGTGGGTTCTCCTATAAGTAGTAGTACTGTTCCAAAGGAATCATCAGATGGAAATACAGATTCTACAACTACTACTCCAGTATCAAACACTCCTTCAG GAATTGGGTCAAAGGCAGAACCATCGACAGGGATGGATACATCTGAGGGAACTAGAATCATTACCAAATCACCACTTCATCTTGTTGTCTTGGTTCTGTTCATCATGCTGGCTTCATTTGCTTCAACTCTCACTAGCCTCTGA
- the LOC122647254 gene encoding proteasome subunit beta type-2-B-like: MECVFGLVGNGFALVVSDTSAVNSILVHKSNEDKIMVLDSHKLMGTSGEHGDRVQFTEYIQKNVALYQFRNGIPLTTAAAANFTRNELAVALRKNPYSVNILLAGYDKETGPSLYYIDYIATLHKIEKGAFGYGSYFSLSMMDRHYHSGMLVEEAIDLVDKCILEIRSRLVVAPPNFVIKIVDKDGAREYAWRETIKDADVSSA, translated from the exons atggagtgTGTTTTCGGACTTGTTGGGAATGGATTCGCACTGGTGGTGTCGGATACTTCGGCAGTAAACAGCATATTGGTTCATAAATCGAACGAAGACAAGATAATGGTCCTCGACTCTCACAAGCTTATGGGCACCAGCGGAGAGCACGGTGACAG AGTTCAATTCACGGAGTATATACAGAAGAACGTAGCTTTGTATCAGTTCCGTAATGGGATCCCGTTGACTACGGCTGCTGCTGCGAATTTCACCCGCAATGAGCTCGCCGTCGCCTTGAGAAAG AATCCATACTCTGTCAACATACTTTTGGCTGGCTATGACAAGGAGACTGGCCCATCACTATACTACATTGACTACATTGCGACACTGCACAAAATCGAGAAAGGGGCGTTTGGTTATGGATCCTATTTCTCTCTGTCCATGATGGACAGACACTACCACAGTGGGATGTTGGTGGAAGAAGCAATTGATTTGGTTGACAAATGCATACTGGAGATCAGGTCCCGGTTGGTTGTGGCGCCACCAAATTTTGTGATCAAGATAGTTGACAAGGACGGAGCGAGGGAATATGCCTGGCGTGAAACCATTAAAGATGCTGATGTTTCATCAGCCTGA
- the LOC122644361 gene encoding non-specific lipid transfer protein GPI-anchored 20-like produces MEGLKSFKCFFIAISSIALVMSVIPVLQGQMSRSCTTSMITSFTPCMSYITGSAANGSSPTADCCRSLGTLMNTSMDCACLVVAGNVPLRLPINRTLAVSLPRACNMSGVPVQCKATGSPLPAPGPIAFGPTLSPPASAVPKSTSPALAPQAELPTGLTPASTPVSSETPASSGIRPVLSPSAANPSESFSPSLLLFAVGVLALKYY; encoded by the exons ATGGAGGGTCTCAAGAGTTTCAAGTGCTTCTTCATTGCCATCTCTTCAATTGCATTAGTGATGTCAGTGATTCCAGTACTACAGGGCCAGATGAGTAGATCATGCACAACCTCTATGATCACTAGCTTCACCCCATGCATGAGTTACATCACAGGAAGTGCAGCAAATGGATCTTCTCCAACTGCAGATTGTTGCAGATCTCTTGGGACTCTTATGAACACTAGCATGGATTGTGCATGTCTTGTTGTCGCTGGAAATGTTCCTTTACGCCTACCCATCAATCGAACCCTTGCCGTTTCACTACCCCGTGCGTGTAACATGTCTGGTGTGCCGGTTCAATGCAAAG CCACTGGTTCTCCTCTTCCTGCTCCAG GTCCTATAGCATTTGGGCCAACTCTGTCTCCCCCAG CTTCTGCAGTCCCCAAATCGACATCTCCAGCTCTGGCACCACAAGCAGAACTCCCTACAGGATTAACTCCGGCATCTACACCAGTGAGCTCAGAAACTCCGGCGAGTTCAGGGATCCGTCCGGTTCTATCCCCATCAGCCGCCAATCCCTCTGAGAGTTTCTCACCATCTCTCCTATTATTTGCTGTAGGAGTTCTGGCTTTGAAGTACTATTAA
- the LOC122671252 gene encoding non-specific lipid transfer protein GPI-anchored 5-like isoform X1 produces MAKIAMEIMVLVAVLMMTMLWAGASAQSSCTNAIVGMSPCLNYITGNSSTPSSSCCSQLASVVASQPQCLCQVVSGGGSSLGININKTQAMALPDACNVQTPPVSKCNGAAASPSPAGTPSTSHSTPSGSGLVIDPSTDNSSDGSISKLSFSLSFFLLFIASVSLTFTSF; encoded by the exons ATGGCAAAAATAGCCATGGAGATCATGGTTCTGGTAGCAGTTCTCATGATGACCATGCTCTGGGCAGGAGCCTCAGCTCAATCCAGTTGCACAAATGCGATTGTGGGCATGTCTCCATGCCTCAATTACATTACAGGGAACTCATCAACTCCATCTTCCTCTTGTTGCTCCCAGCTTGCCAGTGTTGTGGCATCACAGCCGCAGTGCCTGTGCCAGGTCGTCAGTGGTGGAGGATCCTCGTTGGGAATCAACATCAACAAGACCCAGGCAATGGCACTCCCTGATGCCTGCAATGTCCAAACTCCACCTGTTAGTAAGTGCAATG GTGCAGCTGCTTCACCATCACCTGCAGGAACACCAAGCACTTCACATAGCACTCCATCAG GAAGTGGATTAGTGATTGATCCATCGACGGATAATTCATCGGATGGAAGCATTAGCAAACTGTCATTTTCTCTGtcattcttccttctcttcattGCATCAGTTTCTTTGACTTTCACCAGCTTTTAA
- the LOC122671252 gene encoding non-specific lipid transfer protein GPI-anchored 5-like isoform X2 yields the protein MAKIAMEIMVLVAVLMMTMLWAGASAQSSCTNAIVGMSPCLNYITGNSSTPSSSCCSQLASVVASQPQCLCQVVSGGGSSLGININKTQAMALPDACNVQTPPVSKCNAASPSPAGTPSTSHSTPSGSGLVIDPSTDNSSDGSISKLSFSLSFFLLFIASVSLTFTSF from the exons ATGGCAAAAATAGCCATGGAGATCATGGTTCTGGTAGCAGTTCTCATGATGACCATGCTCTGGGCAGGAGCCTCAGCTCAATCCAGTTGCACAAATGCGATTGTGGGCATGTCTCCATGCCTCAATTACATTACAGGGAACTCATCAACTCCATCTTCCTCTTGTTGCTCCCAGCTTGCCAGTGTTGTGGCATCACAGCCGCAGTGCCTGTGCCAGGTCGTCAGTGGTGGAGGATCCTCGTTGGGAATCAACATCAACAAGACCCAGGCAATGGCACTCCCTGATGCCTGCAATGTCCAAACTCCACCTGTTAGTAAGTGCAATG CTGCTTCACCATCACCTGCAGGAACACCAAGCACTTCACATAGCACTCCATCAG GAAGTGGATTAGTGATTGATCCATCGACGGATAATTCATCGGATGGAAGCATTAGCAAACTGTCATTTTCTCTGtcattcttccttctcttcattGCATCAGTTTCTTTGACTTTCACCAGCTTTTAA